A window of Haloarcula marismortui ATCC 43049 genomic DNA:
CAGTCCAGCGCGACGGGACAGTGACCGTCGAGCCGACGCCAGACGCGCCGGAGACGGACAACCCATACATCTCCTACAACGGCGTCCGCGTCACCGAGCGCGGCGCGGTCGTCGGCAACGGCTCGCACGTCGACCCAATCGCCGAAAAGCTCGAACTCGGCTATCCGGCGCGGGACGCCATCGCGGAGCCGCTCCTGTCGCTCGACTTCGAGAAGGACGACTACGACACGCCGCGGGTCGCCGGTATCGTCGGTGTCGACGCGGCGGACCCGACGACGAACGCCGACGGCCCGGGCGCAGTCATCGGGACCGTCCGTCGGGACGCGCTGCTCGTCGAGGAAGTCACCGAGCCGACGCTGGTGGCGACCTACGAGGAGAACAGTCCGACGGCGTTCGACCTGGCCGCGACCGACGCCAGCGATGTGGCCCGCGAAGTGTACGACCACGAGTACGAGCACGCCGTCTGTTCGGCCGGCGTCGCGGGGTCGGCGGGCGAGTTCGACGTGGCAGTGTACAACGGGGAGTGAGCGGATGACCGCGAACGATGGCGGACACAGATACTGAGCTAGGACCGACACTCAAGACCCCACAGGGGATAGACACGAACAATGAAACTCGGCATCCTCTCTGATATCCACGGCAATCGGGTGGCGCTCACGGCGGTGCTTGCAGATATGCCGCCAGTTGACGGGCTGGTCTGTGCGGGGGACGTGGTCGGCTACAACCCCTGGCACGCCGACTGTGTCGACGCGATGCGGGGGCACACCGACGCGCTCCCTGCGGACGCTTCCTGGCCGACCGAAGAAGTCCCGACAGTGATGGGCAACCACGACCGTGCCGTCGCCGCCGAGACGCCGTTCGCGTTCAACGGGATGGCACAGGCCGGCGTCGAACACGCTACCGAACAGTTGTCCGACGAGCAAATCAAGTGGCTGGCGGCACTGCCCGATGAGCGCCGCGTCTGTGACGAACGGGTGAAACTCGTCCACGGCCACCCTGACGACCCGGACCACTACACGTACCCCGAGGAGTTCGGCCCGGACCTGCTGGGCGACGAGGACGTGCTCGTGATGGGCCACACGCACCATCAGCACCACGAGGTGTACGGGGACGGTATCGTGATGAATCCCGGCAGCGTGGGCCAGCCCCGCGACAGGGACCACCGGGCCGCCTACGCCGTGCTCGACCTCGCGGACCTAACTGTCGAGGAGCACCGCGTGGCCTACGACACGAGCGCAGTCATTGACGCGGTAGAGGACGCTGACCTGCCGCGGCAAATCGGCTTCCGGTTGACCCAAGGCCGGTAGCCACAGGAACGGCACGTCGTCCGTCGGCGGCAGCCTGCAGATACTGCAGCGGGACGAGAGAATTTATGTCCGTGACCGCTACTGTATGGCGTGGAGTCCCCATTCGAGGTCCTCGGAATCGCGCCGGACGCCGACGACGGGGAGATCGTCGATGCGTACCGCGAGCGGGTGAAAGAAGCACACCCCGACCAGGGCGGGTCGGCGGCCGAGTTCCAGACGGTCAAAACGGCCTACGAGCGACTGCAGAACGGATACGAGCCCGGGGACCCGCTTCCCGAGGAGACAGCGGAGCCCGAAACCGAAGAGGCCCCGCCGGAACCGGACGACCCGATGGTAGAGTTTCTCAACTTCGAGGTGCTTGAGGACCACGGCTGGGCACTCCAAGACGAGGACCTGTTTGCGAAAGCCGCCGACGCGAACCTGCAATCGACTGATTTCGGACGGTTCTACGTCGACCCGAACGACACGCTGCTGGAAGCGGCGGAGAAAAACGGCTTTGCGTGGCCCTTTGCCTGCCGCGGCGGCGCGTGTACGAACTGTGCGGTGGCGGTCGTCGACGGCGAGATGCCGTCGCCGGCGAGCCACATCCTCCCGCCCGAACTCACCGAGAAGGGGATTCGCCTGTCGTGTATCGCTGCACCGGTGTCTGACGACGCGAAAATCGTCTACAACCTGAAACACCTCCCCGAAGTCAGCGAATTACTGCTGCCCGCGAGCCGGTTCGAGCAGGCTTCCTCAACCGATTAACAAGTCCCCGGCCGTTAGAACACGTCCTGAACGAGTGAGAGAGCCTGTTCGCGGTCCTCCCACGGGACGAACACGGAGACCGACGTCGCGGACGTAATCACGTCATAGAGGTGGATGTGGGCGTCGGCCAACGGTGCAACGACCTGATGCGCGAGCGCCGACTGACTCGGATCGCCGCCGGTGACGCGGATAACGGCGATCTCGTCTTCAACGGTGACCGACGAAAGCGTCTCGTCGTCAACGATGCGGGCGTGCAGCAGTGCCTCGGCTTCCTCGGCGTCGTCTTCGTCGACGTAGAACGTCAGCGAGTCCATCCCCGAGGAGTTGGCCTCGATATTTATGTCCTCGTCAGCGATAGCACCTGACAGGTCCGCGAGGATGCCCGGGCTGTTCCGGATAGCGCGGCCGGCGACTGTCACGCAGGCGATTGGCTGTTCCTGCAGGTCGATGAGGTTCTGGAACTCGCCTTCTATTGAGGTGCCACCGGAGAGCAGGTCGCCGTGCTGGTAGTGGACGACGCGAACACCGAGGTCCTCACTCTTGTACGACAGCGCCGACGGCGCGACCACCTCGGCCCCGCGGAAGGACAGCGAACGGAGCTCGTCGACGGAGATTTTGCCGACGTTCCGAGCGCCTTCGACGACGCGCGGGTCCCCGGTCATGACGCCTTCAACGTCGGTGACGATGACGACTTCGTCGGCGTCCATGTAGTCGCCCATCATCACGGCGCTCGTGTCGGAGCCGCCACGGACAAGCGTCGTCACGTTGCCCTGATAGTCTTGTGCCAAGAAGCCGGTGATGACCGGGACGACATCCTTGAGCTGGCCGGCGAGCGCATGGGCGCGCTTCTGTGTCTCCTCAACGTCGACCTCACCGTACTCGTCGGTGATGATCGGCCAGTCCTCGCTGCCGGGTTCAAGAAAGACCGCCTCGATACCGCGGGCGGCGAGTGCACCCTTGAGCATCCGGACAGATGTCCGTTCGCCCATGGAAACGATTTCCGCACGGTCCGCGGAGTCGGCGTCGTAGTTGATTTCTTCGAGCAGTTCGTCGGTCGTGTTGCCCATCGCCGAGGCGACGACCGCGACCTCGTGGCCCTGCTGGACGGCAGCGGCAATCGAGTCCGCGGCCCGGTTGATGCGGTCGCCGCTACCGAGGCTCGTCCCACCGAATTTGGCGACTACGCGCATGCTACCACCGTGCCCGTGTGTACGTGAACCATTGCCCTCGCGTTATCCGTCGCTCGGCATAACTGTGTTCATCTGTGACCGCGTCTCACTGTCGACAGCGACCGGCAGATTCCGTCGTACGAAGCCCTGTTGCTGCGAAGGCGGGCACAGCCCGGAGCGTCCGACACACCGTTTATTTGCGTGGGGTTCCCACGCACATGTATGGATATCCGCGACGCTATCGAGGATGACGCCGAGCGACTGGCCGCCCTCGCTGACGGGCCGCCGGACGTGATGCGAAACCTCGTCCACGACCGCACTGTCCGCGTGGCCGAGGAAGACGACAGCATTGTGGGGTTCGTGAGTTTCGACGCCGAACGTGGGACCGTCCACGTGACCCAACTGGCCGG
This region includes:
- a CDS encoding aspartate kinase, which produces MRVVAKFGGTSLGSGDRINRAADSIAAAVQQGHEVAVVASAMGNTTDELLEEINYDADSADRAEIVSMGERTSVRMLKGALAARGIEAVFLEPGSEDWPIITDEYGEVDVEETQKRAHALAGQLKDVVPVITGFLAQDYQGNVTTLVRGGSDTSAVMMGDYMDADEVVIVTDVEGVMTGDPRVVEGARNVGKISVDELRSLSFRGAEVVAPSALSYKSEDLGVRVVHYQHGDLLSGGTSIEGEFQNLIDLQEQPIACVTVAGRAIRNSPGILADLSGAIADEDINIEANSSGMDSLTFYVDEDDAEEAEALLHARIVDDETLSSVTVEDEIAVIRVTGGDPSQSALAHQVVAPLADAHIHLYDVITSATSVSVFVPWEDREQALSLVQDVF
- a CDS encoding IMP cyclohydrolase; amino-acid sequence: MYVGRFVVVSPEVGAYRVSSRSFPNRQAVQRDGTVTVEPTPDAPETDNPYISYNGVRVTERGAVVGNGSHVDPIAEKLELGYPARDAIAEPLLSLDFEKDDYDTPRVAGIVGVDAADPTTNADGPGAVIGTVRRDALLVEEVTEPTLVATYEENSPTAFDLAATDASDVAREVYDHEYEHAVCSAGVAGSAGEFDVAVYNGE
- a CDS encoding metallophosphoesterase family protein encodes the protein MKLGILSDIHGNRVALTAVLADMPPVDGLVCAGDVVGYNPWHADCVDAMRGHTDALPADASWPTEEVPTVMGNHDRAVAAETPFAFNGMAQAGVEHATEQLSDEQIKWLAALPDERRVCDERVKLVHGHPDDPDHYTYPEEFGPDLLGDEDVLVMGHTHHQHHEVYGDGIVMNPGSVGQPRDRDHRAAYAVLDLADLTVEEHRVAYDTSAVIDAVEDADLPRQIGFRLTQGR
- the fer gene encoding ferredoxin Fer translates to MESPFEVLGIAPDADDGEIVDAYRERVKEAHPDQGGSAAEFQTVKTAYERLQNGYEPGDPLPEETAEPETEEAPPEPDDPMVEFLNFEVLEDHGWALQDEDLFAKAADANLQSTDFGRFYVDPNDTLLEAAEKNGFAWPFACRGGACTNCAVAVVDGEMPSPASHILPPELTEKGIRLSCIAAPVSDDAKIVYNLKHLPEVSELLLPASRFEQASSTD